A window of the Streptomyces sp. Ag109_O5-10 genome harbors these coding sequences:
- a CDS encoding alpha-L-rhamnosidase — translation MISRRNMLAAAAATVAAAAVDGVPAATASASGRPEAGARTRPDTTHDALGVAAPTVEYVRHPLGLDVQRPRLSWPLVSDGVDVRQSAYQVRVATTASGLARPDVWDSGRVASGESVLVPYAGPALQPRTRYHWSVRVWDGAGRVSGWSEPSWWETGLMGTGRWTADWISAPAILTDAPSFEGGSWIWFPEGDPASSVPAATRWFRRTAELPAGITAATLAITADNVYAVSVNGVEVAHTDLDTDNEDWRRPAVIDVLDRVQAGDNVIAVSATNATEGPAGLVAVLVVRTASGEQKVFTDASWKATDTEPGDGWREPGFDDGGWLTAGVAAAWGGGPWGRVVPVSYAVTQLRHEFRLPRKKVARARLYATALGLYEARLNGSRVGDDQLAPGWTDYRTRVQYQTYDVTGLLRPGSNAIGAYLAPGWYAGNVGMFGPGQYGRHPALRAQLEVEYADGTSGRVTSSTDWRAAAGPIVAADLLNGETYDARKETPGWTSPGFDDTNWLGARDEGDIGPGLIVAQVDGPVRVERELTPLAVTRPKPGVHVFDLGQNMVGSVRLRVTGDAGTTVRLRHAEVLNPDGTVYTANLRSAAAMDTYTLKGGGEEVYEPRFTFHGFRYVEVTGFPGTPTAKAVTGRVMHTDAPFTLDFETDVPMLNQLHHNITWGQRGNFLSVPTDTPARDERLGWTGDINVFSPTAAYTMESARFLSKWLVDLRDSRTPAGAFTDVAPVVGTLGNGTAGWGDAGVTVPWALYRAYGDRQVIADALPSVREWLTYLEQHSDGLLRPAEGYGDWLNVDDETPKDVIATAYFAHSAALAAEMAAELGADADAAACRDLFGRIRAAFQSAYVTADGRVKGDTQTAYVLALSMDLLPDAAREAAADRLVALIEARDWHLSTGFLGTPRLLPVLTDTGHTDVAYRLLQQRTFPSWGYQIDRGSTTMWERWDSIRPDGGFQDPAMNSFNHYAYGSVGEWMYANIAGIAAGRPGYREIVVRPRPGGAVTTADARFTSVYGPVATRWQQRAGRFTLSCEVPPNTTAEVWIPTDTPKQVTRTHGTFLRQEDGCAVYQVGSGTHHFSA, via the coding sequence ATGATCAGCAGGAGGAACATGCTCGCGGCCGCCGCTGCCACGGTCGCGGCGGCCGCCGTCGACGGTGTGCCGGCGGCGACCGCGTCGGCGTCCGGCCGCCCCGAGGCCGGGGCGCGGACCCGGCCGGACACGACGCACGACGCCCTGGGCGTCGCCGCGCCGACCGTGGAGTACGTCCGGCACCCCCTGGGCCTGGACGTCCAACGCCCCCGGCTGAGCTGGCCGTTGGTGTCCGACGGGGTGGACGTGCGGCAGAGCGCCTATCAGGTCCGGGTCGCCACCACGGCCTCGGGGCTGGCCCGCCCGGACGTCTGGGACAGCGGCAGGGTCGCCTCCGGCGAGTCCGTGCTCGTGCCGTACGCCGGCCCCGCGCTGCAGCCCCGGACGCGCTACCACTGGTCCGTGCGGGTGTGGGACGGCGCGGGCAGGGTCTCCGGCTGGAGCGAGCCCTCGTGGTGGGAGACCGGGCTCATGGGCACCGGCCGGTGGACCGCCGACTGGATCTCCGCACCGGCGATCCTCACCGACGCACCGTCCTTCGAGGGCGGTTCGTGGATCTGGTTCCCCGAGGGCGACCCTGCGAGCAGCGTCCCGGCGGCCACCCGCTGGTTCCGCCGCACCGCCGAACTGCCCGCCGGGATCACCGCGGCGACCCTCGCCATCACCGCGGACAACGTGTACGCCGTCTCCGTGAACGGCGTCGAGGTGGCGCACACCGACCTCGACACCGACAACGAGGACTGGCGCCGCCCGGCCGTGATCGACGTGCTGGACCGCGTACAGGCGGGCGACAACGTTATCGCCGTGTCCGCCACCAACGCGACCGAGGGGCCGGCCGGACTCGTCGCCGTCCTGGTGGTGCGGACCGCATCGGGCGAGCAGAAGGTGTTCACCGACGCCTCCTGGAAGGCCACGGACACGGAACCGGGCGACGGGTGGCGGGAGCCGGGGTTCGACGACGGGGGCTGGCTCACCGCCGGGGTGGCGGCCGCGTGGGGCGGCGGGCCGTGGGGGCGGGTCGTCCCGGTGTCGTACGCCGTCACGCAGCTGCGGCACGAGTTCCGGCTGCCGCGCAAGAAGGTGGCGCGCGCCCGCCTGTACGCCACGGCCCTCGGCCTGTACGAGGCCCGCCTCAACGGCAGCCGCGTGGGCGACGACCAGCTCGCACCGGGCTGGACGGACTACCGCACCCGCGTCCAGTACCAGACGTACGACGTCACCGGGCTGTTGCGGCCCGGCTCCAATGCCATCGGGGCGTACCTGGCGCCCGGCTGGTACGCGGGCAACGTGGGCATGTTCGGACCCGGCCAGTACGGTCGGCACCCGGCCCTGCGCGCACAGTTGGAGGTGGAGTACGCGGACGGCACGAGCGGGCGCGTCACGTCGTCCACCGACTGGCGGGCCGCCGCCGGGCCGATCGTCGCCGCGGACCTGCTGAACGGCGAGACGTACGACGCCCGCAAGGAGACGCCCGGCTGGACCTCACCCGGCTTCGACGACACGAACTGGCTCGGCGCGCGCGACGAGGGCGACATCGGACCCGGGCTGATCGTCGCGCAGGTGGACGGACCGGTGCGCGTGGAGCGGGAGTTGACTCCGCTGGCGGTGACCCGGCCCAAGCCCGGCGTCCACGTGTTCGACCTGGGGCAGAACATGGTCGGCTCGGTACGGCTGCGGGTGACGGGAGACGCGGGCACGACCGTGCGGCTGAGACACGCCGAGGTGCTCAACCCCGACGGCACGGTCTACACCGCCAACCTGCGGAGCGCGGCGGCGATGGACACGTACACCCTCAAGGGCGGCGGGGAGGAGGTGTACGAGCCGCGCTTCACCTTCCACGGGTTCCGCTACGTCGAGGTGACCGGGTTCCCCGGCACCCCCACGGCGAAGGCCGTCACCGGGCGCGTCATGCACACGGACGCCCCCTTCACCCTGGACTTCGAGACCGACGTGCCGATGCTGAACCAGCTGCACCACAACATCACGTGGGGCCAGCGCGGCAACTTCCTCTCCGTGCCGACCGACACGCCCGCGCGCGACGAGCGGCTCGGCTGGACGGGCGACATCAACGTCTTCTCGCCCACCGCCGCCTACACCATGGAGTCGGCCCGCTTCCTGTCCAAGTGGCTCGTCGACCTGCGTGACTCGCGGACTCCGGCGGGCGCGTTCACGGACGTGGCGCCGGTGGTCGGCACCCTCGGCAACGGCACCGCGGGCTGGGGCGACGCGGGCGTCACCGTGCCCTGGGCTCTCTACCGGGCCTACGGCGACCGCCAGGTCATCGCGGACGCCCTGCCGTCCGTCCGGGAGTGGCTGACGTACCTGGAACAGCACAGCGACGGGCTGCTGCGCCCCGCCGAAGGGTACGGCGACTGGCTGAACGTCGACGACGAGACCCCCAAGGACGTCATCGCCACCGCGTACTTCGCGCACAGCGCCGCCCTCGCGGCCGAGATGGCGGCGGAACTCGGCGCGGACGCGGACGCCGCGGCCTGCCGCGACCTCTTCGGCCGGATCCGGGCGGCCTTCCAGAGCGCCTACGTCACCGCCGACGGCAGGGTGAAGGGAGACACGCAGACGGCGTACGTCCTGGCGCTGTCCATGGACCTGCTGCCCGACGCCGCCCGTGAGGCCGCCGCCGACCGGCTCGTCGCCCTGATCGAGGCCAGGGACTGGCACCTGTCCACCGGCTTCCTCGGCACGCCGCGGCTGCTGCCCGTGCTGACCGACACCGGGCACACCGACGTCGCCTACCGGCTGCTGCAGCAGCGCACCTTCCCGAGCTGGGGCTACCAGATCGACCGGGGCTCCACCACGATGTGGGAGCGCTGGGACTCCATCCGGCCCGACGGCGGTTTCCAGGACCCGGCCATGAACTCGTTCAACCACTACGCCTACGGTTCGGTGGGGGAGTGGATGTACGCCAACATCGCGGGCATCGCGGCGGGCCGGCCCGGGTACCGCGAGATCGTGGTCCGCCCCCGCCCGGGCGGCGCCGTCACCACCGCCGACGCCCGCTTCACCTCGGTCTACGGCCCGGTCGCCACCCGGTGGCAGCAGCGGGCCGGCCGCTTCACCCTGAGCTGCGAGGTGCCGCCCAACACGACCGCCGAGGTCTGGATCCCGACGGACACGCCGAAGCAGGTGACCCGCACGCACGGCACCTTCCTGCGCCAGGAGGACGGCTGCGCGGTCTACCAAGTCGGCTCCGGAACACACCACTTCAGCGCCTGA